From Desmodus rotundus isolate HL8 chromosome 12, HLdesRot8A.1, whole genome shotgun sequence, one genomic window encodes:
- the VCAM1 gene encoding vascular cell adhesion protein 1 isoform X2: MPGKMAVIIGVSNILWMVLAASHAFKIEIVPESQVVAQINASVSLTCRTTGCESPSFSWRTQIDSPLNGKVRSERNSSVLTMEPVSFGNEHSYLCTATCGARKAERAIEVLIYSFPKDPEIQLSGPLEVGKPVTATCLVRDVYPFERLEMDLLKGDHLLKNQEFLEPAETKSLETKGLEVTFTPTNEDIGKALICRAQLHINEIDAELRKRVTTKILQVHISPRNTVVSVNPSARLQEGGSVTMTCSSEGLPAPQITWSKKSDHGKPQLLSGNGTLTLIAMRMEDSGIYVCEAVNPVGRDSKEVELMVQEKPFTVEISPGAQVAAQVGGSVVLTCGVTGCEAPSFSWRTQIDSPLSGQVRSAGTTSELTLSPVSFEHERSYLCTVTCGRRKQERRIKVDLYSFPRDPEIEMSGGLVDGQPVAVGCKVPEVYPLERLQIQLLKGERLMESKNFLEAVEKDSLETGSVEMTFIPTIDDTGKVLVCQAKLQVDEMEFEPKQRQSTQTLCVKIAPRNVSISVSPASTLEEGRSVNMTCSSDGLPAPKIRWSRQLHDGSLRFLSENTTLTLTSTRRGDSGTYVCEASNQAGTSRKEAELLIQGRERDYFSPGFLMLYCASSLLIPAIGTIVYFARRANMKGSYSLVDAQKSKV, translated from the exons ATGCCTGGGAAGATGGCCGTGATCATTGGGGTCTCAAACATACTTTGGATGGTGCTGGCAGCTT CTCACGCCTTTAAAATTGAGATCGTCCCCGAATCCCAAGTTGTGGCGCAGATCAATGCCTCCGTCTCGCTGACTTGCAGGACGACGGGCTGTGagtccccctctttctcctggaGGACCCAGATAGACAGCCCGCTGAACGGGAAGGTGCGGAGCGAGCGGAACTCGTCCGTGCTGACCATGGAGCCCGTGAGCTTCGGGAATGAGCACTCCTACCTGTGCACGGCCACCTGTGGGGCCAGGAAAGCGGAGAGAGCGATCGAGGTGCTCATCTACT CTTTCCCCAAGGACCCAGAGATTCAGCTGAGTGGCCCCCTGGAGGTTGGGAAGCCGGTCACAGCCACGTGTTTGGTGCGTGATGTTTACCCGTTTGAAAGGCTGGAGATGGATTTGCTGAAGGGCGACCATCTCTTAAAAAATCAGGAGTTTCTGGAGCCTGCGGAGACGAAGTCCCTGGAGACTAAGGGTTTGGAAGTGACCTTCACTCCTACCAATGAAGATATTGGGAAAGCTCTCATTTGCCGAGCTCAACTACACATTAATGAAATTGACGCAGAACTCCGAAAGAGGGTGACGACGAAAATACTGCAAGTTCACA TCTCGCCCAGGAACACCGTGGTCTCCGTGAACCCCTCCGCAAGGCTGCAGGAAGGTGGCTCCGTGACCATGACGTGCTCCAGTGAAGGCCTGCCGGCCCCGCAGATTACCTGGAGCAAGAAATCAGATCACGGGAAACCACAGCTCCTTTCCGGAAACGGAACGCTCACTCTCATTGCTATGAGGATGGAAGACTCTGGCATTTACGTGTGTGAGGCTGTTAATCCGGTTGGGAGAGACAGCAAAGAGGTGGAACTGATGGTTCAAG AAAAACCGTTCACTGTCGAGATCTCCCCTGGAGCCCAGGTCGCCGCTCAGGTTGGTGGCTCGGTTGTGCTGACGTGCGGTGTCACGGGCTGTGAGGCCCCCTCTTTCTCCTGGAGAACCCAGATAGACAGTCCTCTGAGTGGGCAGGTGCGGAGTGCAGGGACCACATCCGAGCTGACCCTGAGCCCTGTGAGTTTCGAGCATGAACGCTCTTACCTGTGCACCGTGACCTGTGGACGCAGGAAACAGGAGAGGAGAATTAAGGTGGACCTCTACT CGTTCCCCAGAGACCCAGAGATCGAGATGAGCGGTGGGTTAGTGGATGGACAGCCAGTCGCGGTTGGCTGCAAGGTTCCCGAAGTGTACCCTCTGGAGCGGCTGCAGATTCAGCTACTGAAGGGCGAGAGGCTCATGGAGAGTAAAAACTTTTTGGAGGCCGTGGAGAAGGACTCCCTAGAGACCGGGAGTGTGGAAATGACCTTCATCCCCACCATTGACGATACTGGCAAAGTGCTTGTTTGTCAGGCTAAGTTACAAGTTGATGAAATGGAGTTTGAACCCAAACAAAGGCAGAGTACACAGACGCTTTGTGTGAAGA TTGCCCCCAGGAATGTAAGCATCTCGGTCAGCCCCGCCTCCACCCTGGAGGAAGGTCGTTCTGTGAACATGACCTGCTCTAGTGATGGCCTTCCAGCTCCAAAAATCCGGTGGAGCAGGCAGCTACATGACGGGAGCCTGCGGTTCCTCTCTGAGAACACAACCCTCACCTTGACCTCTACAAGAAGGGGAGATTCTGGCACTTACGTGTGCGAAGCGAGTAACCAGGCTGGGACAAGCAGAAAAGAAGCTGAATTACTTATCCAAG gaagagaaagggaCTACTTTTCCCCTGGATTTCTCATGCTCTATTGCgcctcctccctcctcatccCTGCCATCGGCACGATCGTTTACTTCGCCAGGAGAGCCAACATGAAGGGCTCCTACAGCCTTGTGGACGCACAGAAATCCAAAGTGTAG
- the VCAM1 gene encoding vascular cell adhesion protein 1 isoform X1, producing MPGKMAVIIGVSNILWMVLAASHAFKIEIVPESQVVAQINASVSLTCRTTGCESPSFSWRTQIDSPLNGKVRSERNSSVLTMEPVSFGNEHSYLCTATCGARKAERAIEVLIYSFPKDPEIQLSGPLEVGKPVTATCLVRDVYPFERLEMDLLKGDHLLKNQEFLEPAETKSLETKGLEVTFTPTNEDIGKALICRAQLHINEIDAELRKRVTTKILQVHISPRNTVVSVNPSARLQEGGSVTMTCSSEGLPAPQITWSKKSDHGKPQLLSGNGTLTLIAMRMEDSGIYVCEAVNPVGRDSKEVELMVQEKPFTVEISPGAQVAAQVGGSVVLTCGVTGCEAPSFSWRTQIDSPLSGQVRSAGTTSELTLSPVSFEHERSYLCTVTCGRRKQERRIKVDLYSFPRDPEIEMSGGLVDGQPVAVGCKVPEVYPLERLQIQLLKGERLMESKNFLEAVEKDSLETGSVEMTFIPTIDDTGKVLVCQAKLQVDEMEFEPKQRQSTQTLCVKIAPRNVSISVSPASTLEEGRSVNMTCSSDGLPAPKIRWSRQLHDGSLRFLSENTTLTLTSTRRGDSGTYVCEASNQAGTSRKEAELLIQVAPQDMQLRASPSERVQEGDSVTIYCTCGNYPKTWIILKKKAETGDTVLKSVEGAYIIHKAQLEDAGVYECESKNELGWQFRSLTLDVKGRERDYFSPGFLMLYCASSLLIPAIGTIVYFARRANMKGSYSLVDAQKSKV from the exons ATGCCTGGGAAGATGGCCGTGATCATTGGGGTCTCAAACATACTTTGGATGGTGCTGGCAGCTT CTCACGCCTTTAAAATTGAGATCGTCCCCGAATCCCAAGTTGTGGCGCAGATCAATGCCTCCGTCTCGCTGACTTGCAGGACGACGGGCTGTGagtccccctctttctcctggaGGACCCAGATAGACAGCCCGCTGAACGGGAAGGTGCGGAGCGAGCGGAACTCGTCCGTGCTGACCATGGAGCCCGTGAGCTTCGGGAATGAGCACTCCTACCTGTGCACGGCCACCTGTGGGGCCAGGAAAGCGGAGAGAGCGATCGAGGTGCTCATCTACT CTTTCCCCAAGGACCCAGAGATTCAGCTGAGTGGCCCCCTGGAGGTTGGGAAGCCGGTCACAGCCACGTGTTTGGTGCGTGATGTTTACCCGTTTGAAAGGCTGGAGATGGATTTGCTGAAGGGCGACCATCTCTTAAAAAATCAGGAGTTTCTGGAGCCTGCGGAGACGAAGTCCCTGGAGACTAAGGGTTTGGAAGTGACCTTCACTCCTACCAATGAAGATATTGGGAAAGCTCTCATTTGCCGAGCTCAACTACACATTAATGAAATTGACGCAGAACTCCGAAAGAGGGTGACGACGAAAATACTGCAAGTTCACA TCTCGCCCAGGAACACCGTGGTCTCCGTGAACCCCTCCGCAAGGCTGCAGGAAGGTGGCTCCGTGACCATGACGTGCTCCAGTGAAGGCCTGCCGGCCCCGCAGATTACCTGGAGCAAGAAATCAGATCACGGGAAACCACAGCTCCTTTCCGGAAACGGAACGCTCACTCTCATTGCTATGAGGATGGAAGACTCTGGCATTTACGTGTGTGAGGCTGTTAATCCGGTTGGGAGAGACAGCAAAGAGGTGGAACTGATGGTTCAAG AAAAACCGTTCACTGTCGAGATCTCCCCTGGAGCCCAGGTCGCCGCTCAGGTTGGTGGCTCGGTTGTGCTGACGTGCGGTGTCACGGGCTGTGAGGCCCCCTCTTTCTCCTGGAGAACCCAGATAGACAGTCCTCTGAGTGGGCAGGTGCGGAGTGCAGGGACCACATCCGAGCTGACCCTGAGCCCTGTGAGTTTCGAGCATGAACGCTCTTACCTGTGCACCGTGACCTGTGGACGCAGGAAACAGGAGAGGAGAATTAAGGTGGACCTCTACT CGTTCCCCAGAGACCCAGAGATCGAGATGAGCGGTGGGTTAGTGGATGGACAGCCAGTCGCGGTTGGCTGCAAGGTTCCCGAAGTGTACCCTCTGGAGCGGCTGCAGATTCAGCTACTGAAGGGCGAGAGGCTCATGGAGAGTAAAAACTTTTTGGAGGCCGTGGAGAAGGACTCCCTAGAGACCGGGAGTGTGGAAATGACCTTCATCCCCACCATTGACGATACTGGCAAAGTGCTTGTTTGTCAGGCTAAGTTACAAGTTGATGAAATGGAGTTTGAACCCAAACAAAGGCAGAGTACACAGACGCTTTGTGTGAAGA TTGCCCCCAGGAATGTAAGCATCTCGGTCAGCCCCGCCTCCACCCTGGAGGAAGGTCGTTCTGTGAACATGACCTGCTCTAGTGATGGCCTTCCAGCTCCAAAAATCCGGTGGAGCAGGCAGCTACATGACGGGAGCCTGCGGTTCCTCTCTGAGAACACAACCCTCACCTTGACCTCTACAAGAAGGGGAGATTCTGGCACTTACGTGTGCGAAGCGAGTAACCAGGCTGGGACAAGCAGAAAAGAAGCTGAATTACTTATCCAAG TCGCTCCACAAGACATGCAGCTTAGAGCTTCTCCTTCTGAGAGGGTCCAGGAAGGAGACTCTGTCACTATCTACTGTACATGTGGAAATTATCCTAAAACATGGATAATCCTGAAGAAAAAAGCGGAGACAGGCGACACCGTGCTAAAGTCTGTAGAAGGTGCCTATATCATCCACAAGGCCCAGTTAGAGGACGCGGGAGTCTACGAATGCGAATCTAAAAACGAGCTTGGCTGGCAGTTCAGAAGTTTAACACTTGATGTTAAAG gaagagaaagggaCTACTTTTCCCCTGGATTTCTCATGCTCTATTGCgcctcctccctcctcatccCTGCCATCGGCACGATCGTTTACTTCGCCAGGAGAGCCAACATGAAGGGCTCCTACAGCCTTGTGGACGCACAGAAATCCAAAGTGTAG